The proteins below are encoded in one region of Sebastes fasciatus isolate fSebFas1 chromosome 16, fSebFas1.pri, whole genome shotgun sequence:
- the LOC141752752 gene encoding tripartite motif-containing protein 16-like, protein MAQQVILDRDKLSCSICLDLLKDPVTIPCGHSYCMSCIKDYWGEEHEKKTHSCPQCRQSFTPRPVLVKNTMLAEVVEELKKAGLQAASPDHSSAEPGDVTCDFCSGMKVKALKSCLVCMASYCEQHLQPHYNATPLKKHKLVEATLKLQENICSQHDEVMKIFCRTDQKCICYLCSMDDHKGHDTVSAAAERAEKQKELGASRQEIQQRVQDREKDVKVLQQRVEVINLSADEAVRDSEKIFTELIRLIKKRSSEVKQQIRSQQTTQVSRAKELEEKLQQEITELRRKDTELETLSHTEDHLHFLNNYPSLSRLSESKDVPSIDICPLRSFEDVTAAVSEVRDKLQAVLSEEWGKISLAVTEVDVLQAEPRTTAEFMKYSCQITLDPNTAHNNLSLSDRDRKATLMKGKQLYLDHQDRFGKWWQVLSREGLTGRCYWEVKWSGKVCIAVAYKDIKRTGRREECGFGLNDKSWSIKCFSDSYKFRHNNIYTSVSGPQSSRIAVYLDHRAGTLSYYSVSETMTLLFRIQTTFTQPLYPGLWLTGSGGVSAELCELK, encoded by the coding sequence ATGGCGCAGCAAGTGATTCTGGATCGAGACAAACTGAGCTGttcaatctgtctggatcttctaaaggatccggtgactattCCCTGTgggcacagctactgcatgagctGTATTAAAGACTACTGGGGTGAGGAGCATGAGAAGaagacacacagctgccctcagtgcaggcagagcttcacaccgaggcctgtcctggtgAAAAATACCATGTTAGCAGAGgttgtggaggaactgaagaaagcAGGACTTCAAGCTGCTTCACCTGATCATTCCTCTGCTGAACCGGGAGACGTGACCTGTGATTTCTGCTCTGGGATGAAGgtaaaagccctcaagtcctgtctggtgtgtatggcctcttactgtgagcagcacctccagcctcactacAATGCAactccattaaagaaacacaagctggttgaggccactttaaagctccaggagaacatctgctctcagcatgacgaggtgatgaagattttctgccgCACTGATCAGAAGTGCATCTGCTATCTCTGCTCCATGGATGATCATAAAGGTCATGACACAGTCTccgctgcagcagagagggctgagaagcagaaggagctcggggcgagtcggcaagaaatccaacagagagtccaggacagagagaaagacgtgaAGGTGCTTCAGCAGAGGGTGGAGGTTATCAATCTTTctgctgatgaagctgtgagagacagtgagaagatcttcactgagctgatccgtctcattaaGAAAAGAAGCTCCGAAGTGAAGCAGCagatcagatcccagcagacaaCTCAAGTGAGTCGAGCTAAAGAGcttgaggagaagctgcagcaggagatcactgagctgcggaggaaagacactgagctggagacgctctcacacacagaggatcacctcCACTTCCTAAACAACTACCCCTCGCTGTCACGTCTGAGTGAATCTAAAGACGTTCCCAGCATTGATATCTGTCCTCTGCGCTCCTTTGAGGATGTGACAGCGGcggtgtcagaggtcagagataaACTGCAGGCTGTTCTGAGTGAGGAGTGGGGAAAGATCTCTCtggcagtgactgaagtggatgttttacaagCAGAGCCCAGAACCACAGCTGAGTTTATGAAATATTCTtgtcaaatcacactggatccaaatacagcacacaacaatttgtcattgagtgacagggacagaaaagcaacattaatgaaAGGAAAACAGTTATATTTGGATCACCAAGACAGATTTGGTAAATGGtggcaggtcctgagtagagagggtctgactggacgctgttactgggaggtgaaaTGGAGCGGGAAAGTTTGTATAGCAGTTGCATACAAGGATATTAAAAGAACAGGCAGAAGAGAAGAATGTGGATTTGGAttaaatgacaaatcttggtcaATCAAATGTTTCAGTGATAGTTATAAATTCAGACACAACAATATTTATACTTCCGTCTCAGGCCCTCAGTCCTCCAGAATAGCAGTTTACCTGGATCACAGGGCAGGTACTCTGTCttactacagcgtctctgaaaccatgactctcctatTCAGAATCCAGACCACgttcactcagcctctctatCCTGGACTTTGGCTTACAGGTAGTGGTGGAGTCTCTGCTGAGTTGTGTGAGCTCAAGTAG
- the txndc15 gene encoding thioredoxin domain-containing protein 15 — protein sequence MTGIFIKLTLLFALYHSDCLRFSAVTAQESDELVLSEDAVSDLENIPKFVESEDLDSLPKRQFKTAEIADAVMGTEAPIDPSDIESLFPKNVKDFQSGFSPPCDENSAQCGSPTLAAKAESLEENSDESSQQLILDMVRADTPTDEQNTTETAKTYKVNCDKRNITEVDSFAVQVLNVSQDLMEFLNANSTECSVVLFFTAWCQFSASLAPHFNALPRVFPSMHFMALDASQHSSLSTRFGTVAVPNILLFQGAKPMARFNHTDRTLETLTSFIANQTGFEVGPDKNVTDTDHLGPLPSVPVKSIDWLLVFSVLFISGFITYAILRTDSIRWLIPGQEHEHQD from the exons ATGACGGGGATTTTTATTAAACTTACTTTATTATTCGCGTTATATCATTCAGATTGTTTGAGGTTTTCTGCTGTGACCGCTCAAG AGAGTGATGAGCTTGTGCTGTCAGAGGATGCCGTGTCCGACTTGGAGAACATCCCCAAGTTTGTGGAGTCAGAAGACCTGGACTCTCTACCGAAGAGGCAGTTCAAGACAGCCGAGATCGCAGATGCTGTGATGGGAACCGAAGCCCCCATCGACCCATCTGACATCGAGTCCCTTTTCCCCAAAAATGTGAAAGACTTCCAGTCGGGCTTCTCCCCGCCTTGTGATGAGAACAGTGCCCAGTGTGGTTCACCCACTCTGGCTGCTAAAGCAGAATCACTGGAGGAGAATAGTGACGAATCATCACAGCAG CTCATTCTTGACATGGTGCGTGCGGACACGCCAACTGATGAGCAGAACACCACAGAGACCGCCAAGACGTACAAGGTGAACTGTGATAAGAGGAACATCACAGAAGTGGACAGTTTCGCTGTGCAGGTCCTCAACGTTTCTCAG gaCCTGATGGAGTTCCTGAATGCTAACAGCACCGAGTGCTCCGTGGTGCTGTTCTTCACCGCCTGGTGCCAGTTCTCAGCCAGCCTGGCTCCTCACTTCAATGCCCTGCCCCGAGtctttcccagcatgcacttcATGGCACTGGATGCCTCGCAGCACAGCAG CCTCTCCACGAGGTTTGGGACTGTGGCAGTGCCCAACATCCTGCTGTTCCAGGGGGCCAAACCCATGGCTCGCTTCAACCACACCGACAGAACGCTGGAGACGCTCACCTCCTTCATCGCCAACCAGACAG GGTTTGAAGTTGGCCCCGACAAAAACGTGACGGATACAGACCACCTCGGCCCCCTCCCCAGCGTCCCGGTGAAGAGCATCGACTGGCTGCTGGTCTTCTCTGTCCTTTTCATCTCAGGCTTCATTACGTACGCCATCCTGCGGACAGACAGCATCCGCTGGCTCATACCGGGACAGGAGCACGAGCATCaggactga